Proteins encoded within one genomic window of Solibaculum mannosilyticum:
- a CDS encoding M24 family metallopeptidase: MAFVKHRVETLLDRLPQEVDGALILSPVNRFYFTGFSSSAGMVLITRQGSCFYTDFRYIEAARQAVTSMDCAQYHKASDVLVDAMAKYRVKNVAYEGDFMSVSQLDRYQKVMGDVRLGYRLDQEVSELRCIKSPEEVERIEAAQRLAEYALEKVLDRIRPGVTEREIALELEFLMRKQGAEAVSFDTIAITGSNTSLPHGVPGERAVQKGDFFLMDFGATLDGYHSDMTRTVGVGQVSSEQKDVYQLVLKAQLETLKSIRAGKTGAECDAVARGIIEGAGYKGCFDHGTGHGVGLEIHEEPRLSPGAGQQLHPGMIVTVEPGIYLAGKFGVRIEDMVVVTENGCKNLTNLPKELIEL; this comes from the coding sequence TCGTGTGGAGACGTTACTTGACCGTCTGCCCCAGGAAGTGGACGGCGCGTTGATTCTCTCGCCTGTCAACCGTTTTTATTTCACCGGATTTTCTTCCAGTGCCGGTATGGTTCTTATCACTCGTCAAGGTTCGTGTTTTTATACCGATTTCCGATACATCGAAGCGGCCAGACAAGCCGTCACCAGCATGGACTGCGCCCAGTATCACAAGGCAAGCGACGTGCTTGTGGATGCCATGGCAAAGTACAGGGTGAAGAATGTTGCTTATGAAGGGGATTTCATGAGCGTTTCCCAACTGGATCGGTATCAGAAGGTGATGGGGGATGTCCGGCTTGGATATCGTTTGGATCAAGAGGTGTCAGAGCTTCGATGCATCAAATCGCCGGAAGAGGTGGAACGTATTGAGGCCGCCCAACGGCTCGCCGAATACGCCTTGGAAAAGGTTCTGGACCGCATCCGCCCCGGCGTGACCGAGCGTGAAATCGCATTGGAGCTGGAGTTCCTCATGAGAAAACAAGGGGCCGAAGCCGTATCGTTTGACACCATCGCCATCACAGGCTCCAACACTTCCTTACCCCATGGCGTCCCAGGGGAAAGGGCGGTGCAGAAGGGGGACTTTTTCCTCATGGACTTCGGCGCCACTTTGGACGGCTATCATTCAGACATGACCCGTACCGTAGGAGTGGGACAAGTGTCCAGCGAGCAGAAAGACGTGTACCAACTGGTGCTCAAAGCCCAGCTTGAGACATTAAAATCCATCCGGGCCGGTAAAACCGGGGCGGAATGCGACGCTGTAGCCCGAGGCATTATCGAGGGGGCGGGATACAAAGGCTGCTTCGATCATGGGACAGGCCACGGCGTAGGATTGGAAATTCACGAGGAACCCCGTCTTTCCCCCGGAGCCGGACAGCAGCTCCATCCCGGTATGATTGTAACGGTGGAACCGGGCATTTACTTAGCTGGGAAATTCGGTGTCCGTATTGAAGATATGGTGGTTGTCACTGAAAACGGATGCAAAAATCTGACAAATTTACCTAAGGAATTGATAGAACTGTAA